Genomic DNA from Candidozyma auris chromosome 1, complete sequence:
GATTAACTCTCTGAAAATTCTTACGTTCACCTTGTTTGAAAAGAGCACGAAGGTTGAAGCTAGAGCCTCCACCAGCAGATTGTTCAGCACGCAAAGAAGCCTTGATATCAGCAATGAGATTTTGAACAAACTCGTCACTGGGAACGGTGTCGTACAATGCAGCAAATACACTAGCAGCTTCTTCGTATCGTTTCTGGCCAACGAGCCATCTTGGAGACTCTGGGAAGCTGTAGCCAAAAAAGGTGATTCCGAGTGGAAAGATAAGCTGAAACGCGATGGGGAATCTCCACGAAACCTCACCGAATTGTTCTGTAAAGTAGAAGGCGAAGTCAATCCAGTAGGAAACACAGATACCAAGGGTAATCAAGGCACCTTGGATGCATAGTGACTTACCTCTACTGCTGGCTTTAGAGCACTCAGCGGCGTATAGAGGAACTGTAGCGGTAAGTATACCATTGCCCACGCCTGATATAATACGTGCAACAATCAAAAAGATGGTTCCAGTGGCAGCAGCTTGTAAAACACCTCCAATGATGATCACCACACATCCCCAGAAAATCAACTTCACCCTACCAAACATATCACCAATGTACATTGTAGAGAGCGCACCAACCAAACATCCGACAGCATAGAGGCCGATAGTGGTCCCTTGCATGACAGCATAGCTCTCCTCAGGATTAGACACTGTATCAATCTCAGGAAATCGAGCTCGAAAAGTAGGAAGGGTTAGAAGTGAGCCCATGACGCCCTGGTCGTAACCAAATAGGAAAAATCCGACACCACACAAACCAACAATGGCTTGGTTAAGTCTATCACCCTTGCATTTCAAGTAAGTAggaacttcttctctagATTTATTAGAAACTGAAGACCCAATTTCATGCATCATGAATATTAAGTATGGTGTTTTTGGACCTGGCTATGTATGCTCATTTATACCCCGGACcgattgcaaaaatttGAGACGACATTCCTCGGCGACCTCACAGCTTGCAATGCCAAGTCAACAGGTGACGTAGCCGTACTTGATACTGTCTGGGATCATCTTTTGATAAAATGTAGAAGACTTTTTTTGGCGCATGTTTTCATGGCAGTCAACAATCAGGGTCCTGGCCAAGTGCTGATAATACGGTATATAATGGGGATGCCATGCATGAAGCATCGCTTCGGCAACCTTGGATAATAGTGCAGATTGTCGGATAAATCAAGGGTGGGTGCTTTAAAAATTTGCTCAACCAATTAATCTTATTGGGAACTATGGTGCTTGAAGAATAGATGTTAATAGGCTTTTAAAAGCTTCAGCTTGATTTGTTGTGAATGGAATTTTGCGTGTACGTCCAAGAAAAGTACTCTATCTTGTCATGTCCCAAGAAAGTCACTAtgaactcttcttcttttctcgaCAGTACATGAGAGGACTTTTCTTAGTACGTAGaccaaaatcaatttctcaagtcTTTGGCAGTGAGGTTGTATCCTAACTGAGATGTATCTCGACGATCAAGAATTCATactcattttgcagccattcgTGTTACTTTACAAAATTTACAGGCTCTTCTTCGCAAGTCATCATGGTCGACTATGATCAGAGGATAGTCAAGAGAGTCCAGCGGGGCTTGTGAGCCCCTCCGTTCTACTTGGCAATAATGTGTATACCATGTGTGGGATGACGTAGAAAATTCTATCAAGAGAGGGGCATCTCTTTCGCGCCATTGTGGGGGAGCTGTTTCGTTACATTGTGGGGAAGCCGTGGGTACGAACACATAGGAAAAAATTGTAGGGTATTCAGAGACAATCTTCGGACTAGACAAGATATACAGTTTTGACCCCATATATTGTACATTTATTTTTCCCGCTGATCATTGTTGTCACCCTTCAATTCCTCATCATGTGAAACCATGTTGTTCGAGTGATGATCAATTGCAGGTTTCTCCTCTTTAATGCTTTCAGTATCGACTCGTTCGTGAAAGTATGGCATTGTAGCAGCAACCTTCACACATTGCCATGGCTTCCAGGCTGATGTCTCCGCAAAGATCAAGTCCATCTCTTCCAAAGACCTACCCTTAGTCTCTGGGTATAGGAAGTAGAACACAGGCACCATGAGGAAGTTAATagcaaagaaaataagATACGTGTGATGGTCTAttgagttgaagcagattGGAGTtatcatcaccaccatgAAATTGAAACCCCAATTGCAGGCAGTGGAGATGGCAGTGGTGGGAGCTCTGACCTCCAACGAAGATACCTCAGGTGGGTATAACCAGGTGAGCGACAAAAGGGACATCCCGAAGAAGGAGTTAAAGGCGAACAACATGACCGCAGCACCAATGGAACCCCCATCATTGCCTCTATGGGCAACCTCCATACAAACATAAAGCAACAACATACTTAAGCACTGGCCAGCGGTACCGAATATAAAtagctttcttcttccaaccCTTTCAATGATGAATATAGGAATGAGGGACGCCAAAAAGTACTCAGTACCGTTGCAGGCAGCCAAAATACGTGATTCTAAAGCGTCCATGCCGATATACTCCTCAAATATGGTACCAGCATAGTAGGTGATCAAATTGATGCCGCAGATCTGCTGCATGGTTTGAGACCAGCCCGCCAAATTGACTCTTTGGAAGTTTTTATGCTTCCCTTGTTTGAGAAGTGCCTTTACGCTGAACTTATTACCAcctgctttcttttcagcatcTAAACTCTGAGAGATGTCCTCAATTAGCCGTTGCACAAAAGGGTCATTTGGAGTTTTGTCGTACAAGGAGGCAAATACCCTGGAAGCTTCCTCAGCTCTGGTTTGACCCATAAGCCATCTGGGAGACTCGGGGAACGTAGTTCCAAAACAAGCAATTCCAAGTGGGAAGATAAGTTGGAATGCAATGGGAAATCTCCATgaaacttcaccaaactGCTCTGTGAAGTAAAAAGCAAAGTCTATCCAATATGAAACGGCAATTCCAAAGGTAATCAAGGATCCATGAATACAAAGCGATTTTCCTCTGCTTGCGGCTTTCGAACACTCGGCAGCGTAAAGAGGCACCGTGGCAGTGAGTAACCCGTTACCCACACCAGATATGACCCTAGCCACGATCAAAAAGTCAGTATTCATCGCTGCTGCCTGTAAGACGCCACCAATAATAATTATAACACATCCCCAGAAAATCATCTTGACTCTGCCAAACTTATCACCAAGATACATCGTACAGAGAGCACCTACCAAACAACCCACTGCATAGCAGCCAATGACCCACCCTTGCCAGATAGCATAACTCTGTTCCTCGTTGGAAACAGTATCCATTTCAGGGAAGCGAGCTCTGAAGGTGGGAAGTGTAAGAAGCGATCCCATTACACCCTGATCATACccgaaaagaaaaaaaccCACGCCACATAAAGAGGTGATCGCAGTATTGAGTCTTTCGCCACGTAGTTTGAGAAACTTGGGTACCTCCTCTGAAATCTGAGAAGTCTTGGATTCGGTTTCGGACATCTTGTTGCTATTCGGGCAGTGTTGAtggacattttgcagccatttatATGGTCAAGAGAACATCGCCGAAAGTGTCCCCACACCCCCACGAAACAACAAATAGACAGCGCCAAGAGACACATAAAGAAAGAAACATCAGGAAAAAGTAGCAAAATAAATTTTGGAAGACGTCTTTTCTTGACGTCTCGGGCTTCGTGAATGTGGTTGTTACGCAATGGTACTTCCAAGTGAACTGCAGACAGCGGGTTCAGTTTTCTTAGGACTCTGGTATGCCACTGGGGAATCGGACAGAGGTTCACAAGGGATGTACATACACCGATTCATCTGAAACAAAAGATTTCgttcaccttcttttttgaattaGTTATAGCGTTTCTCCGATGTCCATTTCTGCTCCCTCAGTTGGGCTGGATGGGTCAAGAAATGCTCCATTAGATGCCGGCGGTCATGTATacgtggagaagaaagcgTGTTGGCGGAGGAAATTTCTTAGCGAGTGGGAGTAAGAAAAAACCTTATTGTCAATCACGGAATTTGATGCTTGCGTTCCATCAATGTGATGAAAGAATGGTTGGATGTTTGTGTGGTGGCTAGAATTGTAGCAAAAGACGCAGACTTTCAAACGAGGTGAACGAACTCAGGAAAGTTGATAAcacttgatgattttgcCACTTGAGGGAGCTATTGGTTTCTCTGATGCTAATTCATGTGTCGTTTTTCAGTAACCTCGTACCATGAAAATGCAGTAGCATAgtgaatgaagaagacgttACATGGATTTACTCAAAGCGTCGGAGCACTTAAAACTCTACTTTGAGTTATGGGTGGATAATGAGGGCGACCccatggctgcaaaaatgtcgtcgctgTGTCAGCGGCAGGGACCAGCCTACAACCTGTTATCTCCACCGTACATCCAATAGTGCAACATCGATGACAACGTTAATTTTCTGATAAACGAAGTAGCCATAACTCTCTTCCAAGAATGTTATATTCCTCACCAGCCATTTTGACTCGATTCCTTCCAGTGGGACCTGCGACATTGTCGTCAAATGCTCCGGAAATTGGTGGGCACATCTTTAAAAATGAGGTACAGAcagaatttttttttgtcacCCCATGTAATCGCAGTCTCTAAAGGTTCTTCATTGTGCAAACTTTCTCTTTCGTGCTTTGTCGGTACATGTTACTAAGCTTAGCGAGCGTGATAGTACTCCAAGAATTCGTCGCGGACCATTACTCCAGCACTCAAGGAGATATACTAATACTCAATACACCAACGACAGAAATCCTagtgatgacgatgagttTAGACATAACcgttcaaaatcaagaatgcCAAATCGACGAACAGTGTAAATCTACTTCCAATTCCACCTCAATACTCACCAGTGCGCAGGTGTCGCGGACTAACGCAGATGATCTAGGGAAAATACGAGAGAGAAAACATTGAAGCTCAACTAGACggaaaaaaagctcagCAACAACTTACGTTTTGAACCTCCCAGAGCCCAAACCTTGAacccttttttttgggaATCCTGCCACTTTCACTGTCCTCAGTTTCCACCTACAGACGCACCACATCTGACGTCAGGGTCTCATTACGGTTTGATGGCCACCGGCAACAGATCGAAAAAAGAACTCAACTATATGACTTTACTTAGAAACTCCTAGATTTCTTGATCGGGCCAATCGGGCAAAAGAAACTTTTGATCGGTGTGGGCACTCTGCAACAGGCCAAGAGACAATCTAGCAcgttggctgcgaaaagtggATCCTCGATGTCACTGCGCGTGCAGCTCGTTGGGTCCAACAAAGAAAGGAGGCGGTATAGGAAACTTGTGATgggatcttcaagaattgaagGATTCTAGAGGATTGAGGAGAGCACTAAGAGTAAAATTTTTACATGTTCACGGGAATTGGGCCTTTTAATGGGCGCTGACAAGACCCTGGGCAACGGAAAAACTCGGCGATTCAACAAATGGAAAGTGCGCCAAAAAATTTTCCTCTCaattttcgcagccaaatgtTCCCTAGTGAAGTTACACTGCAATAGGCCTACCACGCAATAGACAAAAAAAGGGAGACAGGTAGTGAGGATTTAGGAGATCTAGGAATTGTTGTAGCGTATTGGTGACTTTGGAAGCTACATTTCTCGACGGTTTAGCCACCGTTGGTGAACACCATGTCTACGTCTACTTCAGCTTCCCAGACGACAACACCAGCTAACGACAAACGTTGACACCGAATTGCACAATTCTTTATATCAAACGCCCTTTTCTCTCTTATCCATCATAATTTTTCTACATCAATCTTCACTCCCACACTCAAAGTGGCAGTTCCTGCGCGGCCCAACTTTCGAATGTTGGGatcctctttctttctgcaCACCTCGAGGCAGACCAAAAATCGACCCTGGCGTCTAATCGGGCCGACACTTAAATACCCCTAGGGCCGCCTTGTACCGGAGCTTTTTCCCAGCAATTGTCGTTAGATAGTATGTACCGAGATTTAAGAGCCCGCAAACAGAGACagatgaaggaggaaaGCGAAGTTACAGATAGCTATAGCcaacggttgcaaaattccTAAACCGGGCGCCTGGCAGGCTGATCCACTCTAAGTACGAAGTCCATGTCAACAATTCTCCACAACAGATGATCCCATAGAAAATCCAACCTGAAggaatttttcttttgagaatatAAATTTACAATTTCCCATAAATCCATTGGTTTGTTAATTGAAATCCTGATTTCAGCGCTTCGGACTTTTCGCTGGTCCCGCGCCGAGCGATGCTCGATTCGATGGTGGCCAGCGCGCTCGGCGCCTTTTGCTCGCTCACTTTTGGCACCAGTTTGGCTCTATTTTGACCCAACGGTTAGTGCGAAAAACCGCCCTCTCTAGTGCATTTCTTCGCACTGAGACATAGTGATTGAAGCGAGACAAATACCCCAACTTTCCTTTCCTCGACACCTCCCAGCGCTTTTCCCCAGACTACTCCTCCTGTCAGTCTGCTCCCCTGTTTTGCATGCGCTCTGGCTTGTGCCAACTTCTTACTAATAACCTCAGCCCGCCTTCCCTGCGACGCCTTTTATTTGCTACCAAATTCGTGCCCATATCCGCCAAACGTTTGCATCACCAACATCCTCCCCAGTCCATTTTTCATAAATTCGCTAAGTTCACGAAAAACATCATAATGCCCGATAAGTTACCCCTCAGCAAAGTCCCCCCCAACTTTCTCGGGCTCAATTCGGTCGAAAGGGCCGAGCCTGGCCCCGTCACAGAGTTCGTCAAGCAACACCAGGGCCACACCGTGATATCCAAGGTGTTGATCGCCAACAACGGTATTGCCGCGGTCAAAGAGATCCGATCCGTTCGCAAGTGGGCCTACGAGACCTTTGGCGACGAAAGAGCTATCCAGTTTGTCGCCATGGCAACGCCCGAGGATCTCGAGGCCAACGCCGAATACATTCGTATGGCCGACCAGTGCGTGGAGGTGCCTGGCggcaccaacaacaacaactaCGCCAACGTCGAGCTTATAGTGGAGATTGCGGAACGCACAAACGTCCACGCTGTGTGGGCTGGCTGGGGCCATGCCTCCGAGAACCCCATGTTGCCCGAGATGTTGGCTGCGTCGCCTAAAAAAATCGTGTTCATAGGTCCCCCAGGTTCTGCCATGCGTTCTTTGGGTGACAAAATTTCGTCCACAATTGTTGCTCAGCATGCTGAGGTGCCATGTATCCCATGGTCAGGAACCGGTGTGGCCGACGTCGAAATCGATAAGGAAACCAACCTTGTGTCGGTGTCTGACGAAACGTACGCCAAGGGCTGCTGTTCGAGTCCTGAGGACGGTTTAGAGAAGGCCAAACAGATCGGCTTTCCCGTGATGATCAAGGCCTCCGAAGGTGGAGGCGGCAAAGGTATCCGTAAAGTCGACAACGAGGACGACTTCATCGCCTTGTACAACCAGGCTGCCAACGAAATCCCTGGCTCCCCAATATTTATCATGAAGTTGGCTGGCTCAGCCAGACACTTGGAAGTTCAACTTTTGGCCGACCAATACGGCACAAACATTTCCCTCTTCGGCCGTGACTGTTCTGTGCAAAGACGTCACCAGAAGATCATTGAAGAGGCTCCTGTGACAATCGCCAACCAGGAAACTTTCCGTGAGATGGAGAACGCCGCCGTCAGATTGGGTAAGCTAGTCGGTTACGTTTCTGCCGGTACTGTCGAGTACTTGTATTCTCACGCCGAGGACAAATTCTACTTCTTGGAGTTGAATCCTAGATTGCAGGTTGAGCATCCAACCACTGAGATGGTCACAGGTGTCAACTTACCAGCTGCACAGTTGCAAATCGCTATGGGTATCCCCATGCACAGAATTAGAGACATCAGAACCTTATACGGTGTGGACCCACACACAACAACAGAGATTGACTTCGAGTTTAAATCAGAGACTTCTTTGACTACCCAACGCCGTCCCAAGCCAAAGGGCCACTGTACGGCGTGTCGTATCACTTCTGAGGACCCAGGTGAAGGGTTCAAGCCCTCTGGTGGTAGCTTGCACGAATTGAACTTCCGTTCTTCGTCTAACGTGTGGGGTTACTTCTCTGTGAGCAATCAGTCATCGATTCATTCATTTTCAGATTCCCAGTTTGGTCATATTTTCGCCTTTGGTGAGAACCGTCAGGCCAGTAGGAAACATATGGTTGTGGCCCTTAAAGAGTTGTCGATCCGAGGTGACTTCAGAACTACTGTCGAgtacttgatcaagttgttggaaaCCCCCGACTTCGAGGacaacaccatcaccactgGCTGGTTGGACGAGTTGATCAGCAAGAAGTTGACCGCAGAGAGACCCGACCCTATTCTTGCAGTTTTATGCGGTGCTGCTACCAAGGCCTTTATCGCTTCCAGAGACGACAGGAAAGAGTACGCTATGTCTCTCGAGAAGGGCCAGGTGCCAAACAAGCTGTTGTTGCGGACGATCTTCCCTATTGAGTTCATCTACGAGGGTCACAAGTACAAGTTCACAGCCACCATGTCCTCTGAAGATGCTTTCACATTATTTTTGAACGGTACGAGAGCCGTGGTTGGTAttcgttctctttctgATGGAGGCTTATTATGTTCCATCGACGGTCAGTCTCACTCCATCTACTGGAAAGACGAACCGTCTGCTACCAGACTTTCTGTTGACGGCAAAACGTGCTTGTTGGAGGC
This window encodes:
- a CDS encoding sugar porter family MFS transporter, whose translation is MHEIGSSVSNKSREEVPTYLKCKGDRLNQAIVGLCGVGFFLFGYDQGVMGSLLTLPTFRARFPEIDTVSNPEESYAVMQGTTIGLYAVGCLVGALSTMYIGDMFGRVKLIFWGCVVIIIGGVLQAAATGTIFLIVARIISGVGNGILTATVPLYAAECSKASSRGKSLCIQGALITLGICVSYWIDFAFYFTEQFGEVSWRFPIAFQLIFPLGITFFGYSFPESPRWLVGQKRYEEAASVFAALYDTVPSDEFVQNLIADIKASLRAEQSAGGGSSFNLRALFKQGERKNFQRVNLAGWSQVMQQICGINLIAYYAGTIFEEYIGQGPMESRLLAACNGLEFFLASLIPIWVIERVGRRPLFLFGSAGCCLSMLFLTVSMEMAHQGHDGGQIGAAFLLFAFNTFFGMSLLSLTWLYPPEVSSLEVRAPTTAISTACNWGFNFLVVMITSICFNRIDHYTYLIFAGINFCMIPVFYFLYPETKGRSLEEVDLIFAQTPSWKPWKAVEIARKLPLRHETAATDLENLKLYDDKPYSDTDENSTEAVRENHREGRLLKQDADEKHAAEEECETIKKPETSERN
- a CDS encoding sugar porter family MFS transporter; amino-acid sequence: MSETESKTSQISEEVPKFLKLRGERLNTAITSLCGVGFFLFGYDQGVMGSLLTLPTFRARFPEMDTVSNEEQSYAIWQGWVIGCYAVGCLVGALCTMYLGDKFGRVKMIFWGCVIIIIGGVLQAAAMNTDFLIVARVISGVGNGLLTATVPLYAAECSKAASRGKSLCIHGSLITFGIAVSYWIDFAFYFTEQFGEVSWRFPIAFQLIFPLGIACFGTTFPESPRWLMGQTRAEEASRVFASLYDKTPNDPFVQRLIEDISQSLDAEKKAGGNKFSVKALLKQGKHKNFQRVNLAGWSQTMQQICGINLITYYAGTIFEEYIGMDALESRILAACNGTEYFLASLIPIFIIERVGRRKLFIFGTAGQCLSMLLLYVCMEVAHRGNDGGSIGAAVMLFAFNSFFGMSLLSLTWLYPPEVSSLEVRAPTTAISTACNWGFNFMVVMITPICFNSIDHHTYLIFFAINFLMVPVFYFLYPETKGRSLEEMDLIFAETSAWKPWQCVKVAATMPYFHERVDTESIKEEKPAIDHHSNNMVSHDEELKGDNNDQREK